A genomic window from Diospyros lotus cultivar Yz01 chromosome 2, ASM1463336v1, whole genome shotgun sequence includes:
- the LOC127794100 gene encoding cytochrome P450 734A1, which yields MEEVFLWLLKLMVVGAAAVFVSKLVVLFWWKPRRIEHHFSKQGIRGPPYRFFIGNSKEILALMLKGSSQPMAFSHNILPRVLSFYHHWRKIYGATFLVWFGPTVRLTVSDPDLIREIFTSKPEFYEKNEAHPLIKQLEGNGLLSLKGEKWAHHRKIITPTFHMENLKLLVPVAAGSVIEMLDKWWAMPNSGEVEIEVSKWFGTLTEDIITRTAFGSSYEDGKAIFRLQAQQMALASEAFQKVFIPGYRFLPTKRNVKSWKLDKKIKKSLVDLIDRRRENSGSEAQENGPKDLLGLMIQASLKGGAPASKIITVQDIAEECKSFFFAGGQTTSNLLTWTVVLLAMHPQWQVLAREEVLKVCGPRDVPSKDDIVKLKTLSMILNETLRLYPPTVATIRRAKADVELGGCKIPCGTELLIPILAVHHDQALWGNDANEFNPVRFSDGVARAAKHPVAFIPFGLGIRTCIGQNLAILQAKLTLAIILRRFSFSLAPHYKHAPAVLMLLYPQYGAPIIFRRLTDQISDQYQRL from the exons ATGGAAGAGGTGTTTTTGTGGTTGCTGAAGTTAATGGTGGTGGGCGCGGCTGCGGTGTTCGTGTCGAAGTTGGTGGTTTTGTTCTGGTGGAAGCCGAGAAGGATCGAGCACCATTTTTCGAAGCAAGGCATCAGAGGCCCGCCTTACCGCTTCTTCATTGGCAACAGTAAGGAAATTCTGGCCCTCATGCTCAAGGGCTCCTCCCAGCCCATGGCCTTCTCCCACAACATTCTCCCCAGAGTCCTCTCCTTCTATCACCACTGGCGCAAAATCTACG GTGCAACGTTTCTGGTCTGGTTCGGACCCACGGTCCGGCTGACCGTATCCGATCCGGACCTCATCCGAGAGATCTTCACTTCCAAGCCTGAATTCTACGAGAAGAACGAGGCTCACCCACTCATCAAACAGCTCGAAGGCAACGGCCTCCTCAGCCTCAAAGGCGAAAAATGGGCTCACCATCGCAAGATCATCACTCCCACCTTCCATATGGAAAATCTCAAA TTGTTGGTTCCGGTGGCGGCTGGCAGCGTGATCGAAATGCTAGACAAATGGTGGGCAATGCCCAATTCCGGCGAGGTGGAAATCGAAGTCTCTAAATGGTTTGGGACTTTGACGGAAGATATCATAACCCGGACAGCGTTCGGCAGCAGCTATGAAGACGGAAAAGCCATTTTCCGGCTGCAAGCTCAACAGATGGCGCTGGCTTCCGAGGCCTTTCAGAAGGTTTTCATCCCCGGGTAtag attcTTGCCCACGAAAAGGAACGTGAAGTCTTGGAAATTGGacaagaaaatcaagaaatctCTGGTCGATCTCATCGATAGGAGGAGAGAGAATTCGGGGAGCGAAGCTCAGGAAAACGGGCCCAAGGATTTATTGGGCTTGATGATTCAGGCGAGCCTGAAGGGCGGAGCGCCGGCGTCGAAGATCATAACGGTGCAGGACATTGCGGAGGAGTGCAAGAGCTTCTTCTTCGCCGGCGGGCAGACGACGTCAAACCTGCTGACGTGGACGGTGGTCTTGCTTGCTATGCACCCGCAGTGGCAGGTGCTAGCACGTGAGGAGGTTCTCAAGGTGTGCGGACCACGTGACGTACCCTCCAAAGATGACATTGTCAAGCTTAAGACG CTGAGCATGATCCTTAATGAGACGCTGAGGCTGTACCCGCCGACGGTTGCTACGATCCGGCGCGCGAAGGCAGACGTGGAGCTCGGCGGGTGCAAGATCCCTTGTGGGACCGAGCTGCTGATCCCGATCTTGGCCGTCCATCACGACCAGGCCTTATGGGGCAACGACGCCAACGAGTTCAACCCGGTCAGGTTCTCAGACGGGGTGGCCCGAGCAGCGAAGCACCCGGTGGCATTCATTCCGTTCGGGCTCGGAATCCGGACCTGCATCGGGCAAAACCTGGCGATCCTACAGGCGAAGCTGACTCTCGCAATCATTCTCCGGCGATTCTCCTTCAGCTTGGCCCCACATTACAAACATGCGCCAGCGGTTTTAATGCTCCTGTACCCGCAATACGGCGCGCCGATCATATTCCGACGCCTGACCGATCAAATCTCTGATCAATATCAACGGCTTTGA